Proteins from one Toxotes jaculatrix isolate fToxJac2 chromosome 13, fToxJac2.pri, whole genome shotgun sequence genomic window:
- the fndc5b gene encoding fibronectin type III domain-containing protein 5: protein MAKPDLSAAVLLLLLGFLSVSSVNADTLLSAPLNVTIRELEVNSAVVTWEILEGDPVIGFAITQQKKDVRMLRFIQEVNTTTRSCALWDLDEDTEYIVHVQSISMGGSSPPSQPVLFRTPKESEKMASKSPDEVTMEEFGHAAQLRAGELIIIVVVLIMWAGVIALFCRQYDIIKDNEPNNNKDKAKNSSECSTPEHPQGGLLRSNV from the exons ATGGCAAAACCAGACTTGTCTGCGGCggtgctgctgctcctgctgggCTTCCTCTCGGTGTCCTCCGTTAATGCCG aCACGCTGCTGTCAGCTCCGCTCAATGTGACCATCAGAGAGCTTGAGGTCAACTCCGCCGTGGTCACGTGGGAGATCTTGGAGGGGGACCCTGTCATTGGATTCGCCATCACCCAACAg AAGAAGGATGTCCGCATGCTGAGGTTCATCCAGGAGGTGAACACCACCACGCGCTCTTGTGCACTGTGGGACCTGGATGAAGACACAGAGTACATCGTTCACGTCCAGAGCATTAGCATGGGAGGCAGCAGCCCCCCCAGTCAGCCCGTTCTCTTCAGAACGCCCAAAGAGTCGGAGAAGATGGCGTCTAAGAGTCCAG acGAGGTGACAATGGAGGAGTTTGGTCATGCCGCCCAGCTGAGGGCCGGAGAACTCATCATCATTGTAGTGGTGCTCATCATGTGGGCAG GGGTGATCGCCCTGTTTTGTCGTCAGTATGACATCATTAAAGACAATGAgcccaacaacaacaaggacAAAGCCAAGAACTCCTCAGAGTGCAGTACTCCTGAGCACCCACAGGGGGGGCTACTGCGCAGCAACGTCTAA